A single genomic interval of Dysidea avara chromosome 6, odDysAvar1.4, whole genome shotgun sequence harbors:
- the LOC136257588 gene encoding DNA excision repair protein ERCC-6-like 2, whose protein sequence is MDAEEPSFNSDLGYDDSYFDRPRFSLSSQDAATSKKIPLILSPEGETPIVKVPANLNVHLRDYQCEGVIFLYGHYREGSGALLCDDMGLGKTVQVVAMMVAVLQKKCTKSDVLLTGPYESHDLGTFLVICPGSVLYNWVEEIETWSHLKCGVYHKDKKGLVLDRAMRKRYDVVITTHETAKLHVDDLNNMKWLAVFMDEAHHIKDPKSLLCLAITKLQVKPRFALTGTLMQNKLKELWVLLNWVNPNCLGSLKSFQDKFEKPILQAQKFDCTKRELATGRLIQEQLSSLLSNWVLRRTSEVLSTQLPKKEEFVVFCPLTELQRSVYQAVLDTDDIQLIIQSDVTCDCGSGVKRGDCCYSCNSEGTPWSRLVNEHLVLLIKCANHVGLLYQPSSESVRTSLLTKTQKVCRAVFKKYPQLIEMSCKASLITLSDSKYCGKIKTLDILLERFSDEKSKVLIFSLSVQLLNIIEEHLIGCNHSYLRLDGKTKVEDRMELVHRFNSSPNIFVFLISKKCGGVGLNITGANRVVLFDPSWNPAVDQQAEDRVFRIGQRRDVQVFRLISEGTIEEMMYLREVYKQQIGNTVVERSKERRYFTGVAGDKHQQGELFGCQNLFQLRNEGSSLSYDLMKRSEMMEGGVKMAKNDLTNRAKESTSSSEWNWLLDKSLVGTSKVEEHITEQAISDVHGLQLYSQEPANYVSKKLVVEEVSEESDDLCDEVSIADDDEVVTTKSIVEDDGSREIRHRHFGEMATTLGYNSSREFAEIVVAKDQKERKKLLRKFYSKRKAAITTTVKKRKVTKKLPQVPDHLVYNDTSDESAPPQQDHPVMSHGITVASHDPVVTPRDDKVASCDPDGDTYVPSIINQTEETMATHHDHHGVVDNTPDCIATVGSVDIDELFGI, encoded by the coding sequence ATGGATGCAGAGGAGCCATCATTCAACTCTGATCTTGGTTATGATGACAGCTACTTTGATCGACCTCGCTTCTCTCTCTCCTCCCAAGATGCTGCCACTAGcaagaaaattccattgattcTATCACCAGAAGGGGAAACCCCTATTGTGAAGGTGCCAGCTAATCTTAATGTACACTTAAGAGATTACCAATGTGAGGGGGTGATATTTCTTTATGGTCACTACAGAGAGGGTAGTGGTGCGTTGCTATGTGATGACATGGGACTAGGGAAGACTGTACAAGTGGTTGCTATGATGGTTGCCGTGTTACAGAAGAAATGTACTAAAAGTGATGTCCTATTAACAGGTCCATATGAATCACATGACTTAGGCACATTCTTAGTAATATGTCCCGGCTCAGTGTTATACAATTGGGTAGAAGAAATTGAAACATGGAGTCACTTGAAGTGTGGAGTGTACCACAAGGACAAGAAAGGTTTAGTGCTGGACCGAGCAATGAGGAAGAGATATGATGTTGTGATTACGACACACGAGACTGCTAAACTACACGTTGATGATCTGAACAACATGAAATGGCTGGCAGTATTTATGGACGAAGCACATCATATAAAGGACCCTAAATCACTTCTTTGTTTAGCCATAACCAAGTTACAAGTCAAGCCACGATTTGCACTGACTGGCACACTAATGCAAAACAAATTAAAGGAATTGTGGGTCTTGTTAAATTGGGTTAATCCCAACTGTCTGGGTAGCTTGAAATCATTTCAGGATAAATTTGAAAAGCCGATATTACAGGCACAGAAATTTGACTGCACCAAACGAGAGCTAGCCACAGGCAGACTAATACAAGAACAATTGAGTAGCTTGTTATCTAACTGGGTGTTGAGACGTACCAGTGAGGTGTTGTCAACACAACTACCTAAGAAAGAAGAATTTGTAGTGTTCTGTCCTCTAACTGAACTGCAGCGAAGTGTCTATCAAGCTGTTTTGGACACAGATGATATCCAACTAATAATTCAGAGTGATGTAACTTGTGATTGTGGTAGTGGAGTAAAGCGTGGTGATTGTTGCTATAGTTGTAACTCAGAGGGTACCCCATGGTCGAGGCTTGTTAATGAACATTTAGTGTTATTAATAAAATGTGCCAATCATGTAGGGTTGCTATATCAACCCAGCTCTGAGAGTGTCCGAACTAGTTTGTTGACTAAAACACAGAAGGTGTGTCGAGCTGTGTTTAAAAAGTATCCCCAACTAATAGAAATGTCTTGTAAGGCTTCTCTGATAACACTTTCCGATTCGAAGTATTGCGGTAAGATAAAGACATTGGATATTTTACTGGAGAGATTTTCTGATGAGAAAAGTAAAGTGTTGATATTTTCATTATCTGTACAATTGTTGAATATTATTGAAGAgcatttgattggctgtaaccATAGCTACCTGCGGCTGGATGGCAAAACTAAGGTAGAAGACAGAATGGAATTAGTACACAGGTTTAATTCTTCTCCAAATATATTTGTATTTCTGATATCTAAGAAATGTGGAGGAGTTGGTCTCAACATTACTGGAGCTAATCGGGTTGTACTATTTGACCCCAGCTGGAATCCTGCTGTGGACCAGCAGGCTGAGGACCGAGTGTTCCGTATTGGACAACGTCGTGATGTACAAGTGTTTAGACTGATTAGTGAGGGGACCATTGAGGAAATGATGTACCTGCGAGAAGTGTACAAGCAACAAATTGGGAACACTGTTGTAGAACGCAGCAAGGAACGACGCTACTTCACTGGAGTCGCTGGTGACAAGCATCAACAAGGTGAACTATTCGGTTGTCAGAACTTATTCCAGTTAAGAAATGAAGGAAGTAGCTTAAGTTACGACCTGATGAAGAGATCAGAGATGATGGAAGGAGGTGTTAAAATGGCTAAAAACGATCTCACTAATAGAGCCAAGGAGTCAACGTCATCCTCAGAATGGAATTGGCTACTAGACAAAAGTCTAGTTGGTACCAGTAAAGTTGAGGAGCACATTACAGAACAAGCCATCTCTGATGTACACGGACTACAACTATACTCTCAGGAACCAGCCAACTATGTCAGTAAGAAACTTGTTGTTGAAGAGGTTAGTGAAGAGAGTGATGATTTGTGTGATGAGGTCAGCAtagctgatgatgatgaagtggTCACTACTAAATCAATAGTTGAAGATGATGGTAGTAGGGAGATAAGACATCGTCACTTTGGTGAAATGGCTACCACCTTGGGCTACAATTCTAGTAGGGAATTTGCTGAAATAGTAGTCGCCAAAGATCAAAAGGAGAGGAAGAAATTACTAAGGAAGTTCTATAGTAAGAGGAAGGCAGCCATCACCACTACTGTGAAGAAGAGGaaagtgacaaagaaactacctcAAGTCCCTGACCACTTAGTATACAATGACACTTCTGATGAGTCAGCACCTCCTCAACAAGACCACCCTGTCATGTCACATGGTATAACAGtggcatcacatgatccagtagTGACACCTCGAGATGACAAGgtagcatcatgtgatccagaTGGTGATACTTACGTTCCCTCCATTATTAATCAAACAGAAGAGACAATGGCTACACATCATGATCACCATGGTGTGGTAGACAACACTCCTGATTGTATAGCAACTGTTGGGTCTGTAGATATtgatgaattatttggtatttaa